Proteins from one Leptolyngbya sp. KIOST-1 genomic window:
- a CDS encoding TIR domain-containing protein, whose product MPSQHSIFLSYRRSDSLAVTQTVYNALAEHFGPEVVFRDLDSIPAGQSFKNHLETELDHCEVLIVVMGPTWLEVQSGSTGKRRLDNPNDWVRLEIEYALKRNILVIPLLIDGTPLPAEDQLPGLLKLLRERQTAKLGHDANHQTDSRDLNRLIRDIQRHLETPLQARLTGVCPYKGLSYFDYNTEDSQYFYGRKALTQTLLTKVQTSNFLAIVGASGSGKSSVLRAGLLQQLKEKGNCDIRILLPGEHPLQSLALAFGEDLADPLEQAAQQHQAQELIQSGVDGLCALIKRAEVPRVFLVIDQFEEAFTLCHDEAERAAFFNTLLGALEVLPTQLCLIVAMRSDFVGKCFEQHYGGLAQKVETHLTAILPMTRDELALAIIEPAHKTGLTLDPGLVEDMLKDLEQSSSELPLLQYTLTELWKGMQNGQLMSSTYSKLGRVTGTLQKRADEVYASLSPEQQEVAKHIFLNLTQLGEGSEDTRRRVTQASLVSVHYPEAQVSEVVQRLADANLVVTDDQGESAQGEYRATVEVVHEALIRSWPKLRQWLDSSQDDIRFKRRLEATAHYWHEKDRPDGLLWQPPDLDLLRDFQQRAEQTMTALENAFWQTSAQAERRRRRNKRLVTLGLAAGLVLTTGSTLVPGWQMRAANGSNILTLAQTAATLNASGDSFEAGLSALRAAKQFQQNPLLDAEIRSKIQSELLKAQLPRHREITRSTGHSNAVVAVQFSPDGSTLATASEDGTAKLWTRDGTLITSLDGHS is encoded by the coding sequence ATGCCGAGCCAGCACTCGATCTTTCTCTCCTATCGTCGCAGTGACAGCCTAGCGGTGACTCAAACCGTCTATAACGCCTTAGCTGAACATTTTGGCCCCGAGGTGGTGTTTCGCGACCTGGACTCTATCCCCGCTGGCCAAAGCTTCAAAAACCATCTGGAAACCGAGCTAGACCACTGCGAAGTTCTGATCGTCGTGATGGGGCCTACATGGCTCGAAGTCCAGAGTGGCTCCACCGGCAAGCGACGGCTCGATAACCCGAACGACTGGGTCCGACTAGAGATTGAATACGCCCTCAAGCGCAACATCTTGGTCATTCCGCTGCTGATTGATGGGACGCCGCTGCCTGCCGAAGATCAGCTGCCGGGGTTGCTCAAACTGCTGCGGGAACGACAAACGGCAAAACTGGGCCATGACGCCAACCACCAGACAGACTCCCGTGACCTCAACCGGCTGATCCGGGATATTCAGCGGCATCTAGAAACACCGCTCCAGGCCAGGCTGACCGGCGTTTGCCCGTACAAAGGGTTATCCTACTTCGACTACAACACCGAAGACAGCCAATACTTTTATGGCCGTAAGGCATTAACCCAGACGCTGCTAACCAAAGTCCAGACCTCGAACTTCCTGGCCATTGTGGGGGCTTCGGGGAGTGGTAAGTCATCGGTGCTGCGGGCCGGGTTGCTCCAGCAGCTCAAGGAAAAAGGGAACTGTGACATTCGGATCCTCCTACCCGGCGAACATCCCCTCCAAAGCCTGGCCCTAGCCTTTGGGGAGGATTTGGCAGACCCGCTGGAGCAGGCGGCACAACAGCACCAGGCGCAAGAACTGATTCAGTCTGGGGTGGACGGTCTTTGCGCCTTAATCAAACGGGCCGAGGTGCCGAGGGTATTTTTGGTCATCGACCAGTTTGAAGAGGCGTTCACCCTGTGTCACGACGAAGCAGAACGAGCGGCCTTTTTCAATACGTTGCTGGGAGCACTAGAGGTGCTGCCTACCCAGCTTTGCTTAATTGTCGCCATGCGCTCTGACTTTGTCGGCAAGTGCTTTGAACAGCACTATGGGGGGCTGGCCCAAAAGGTAGAAACCCATCTAACGGCTATTCTGCCCATGACCCGAGATGAGTTGGCTCTGGCGATCATCGAGCCCGCCCACAAAACCGGGCTCACCCTCGATCCAGGCTTAGTGGAGGATATGCTGAAGGATTTGGAACAGTCCTCTAGCGAGCTTCCCCTCCTCCAGTACACCCTGACAGAACTTTGGAAGGGAATGCAAAATGGCCAACTGATGTCATCCACCTATAGCAAACTTGGCAGGGTGACCGGCACGCTGCAAAAGCGGGCCGATGAGGTCTATGCCTCCCTATCCCCAGAGCAGCAGGAGGTGGCTAAACATATCTTTTTGAACCTGACCCAACTGGGGGAAGGGAGCGAAGATACGCGCCGCCGGGTGACTCAAGCCAGCTTAGTCTCTGTGCATTACCCAGAAGCCCAGGTGAGCGAGGTGGTGCAGCGGCTGGCCGACGCTAATCTGGTGGTGACTGACGATCAGGGTGAAAGTGCTCAAGGGGAATACAGGGCAACGGTTGAGGTGGTTCATGAAGCCTTAATTCGGAGCTGGCCCAAACTGAGACAGTGGCTAGATAGTAGCCAAGACGATATTCGCTTCAAGCGTCGATTGGAAGCCACGGCCCACTATTGGCACGAGAAAGACAGACCCGACGGCCTGCTATGGCAGCCACCTGATCTAGATTTGTTGCGAGATTTTCAGCAACGGGCAGAGCAGACGATGACAGCGCTGGAAAATGCCTTTTGGCAGACCTCCGCTCAGGCCGAACGACGACGCAGGCGCAATAAACGCCTCGTCACCCTCGGATTAGCGGCAGGCCTCGTGTTGACAACGGGATCTACCTTGGTACCAGGGTGGCAGATGCGGGCCGCAAACGGGAGTAACATCTTAACTCTGGCACAAACGGCAGCCACCTTAAATGCTTCGGGAGATAGCTTTGAAGCAGGGTTGTCGGCCCTGCGGGCTGCAAAACAGTTTCAGCAAAATCCCTTACTAGATGCCGAAATCCGCAGCAAAATACAAAGCGAGCTTCTCAAAGCACAACTTCCAAGACATCGCGAAATCACTCGTTCAACAGGCCACAGCAATGCGGTTGTAGCCGTGCAGTTCAGCCCCGACGGCAGCACCCTGGCCACCGCCAGTGAAGACGGCACGGCCAAGCTCTGGACTCGCGACGGCACCCTGATTACCTCCCTCGACGGCCACAGC